taaattgcttctgtaattttACTGGTAGAGTTGGTAAATTAATGTAGAAAACTAATATTTTCTAATCATTATAAGGATTAACTTTTTAATACATTGATCATGCAGTGATTTTTTTACACTAACAATTTGGATGTACGTTGCCTATGtttgatttaaattttaaatttaaattcatgttaTGTGGTATAATATAAATCTGCTAAtgtcaataaaataaaaataaaaataaaaatttatatatttatagtgTAGGAAAAATTTACACTAATTATAAATGTAATAGTAGAGAAGAAAACTCACTCTTTTGTGCGTTCAGGCACTTCATTTTGTTGAGGAATATGTTTTAGCTATTCTAGTTTATTTTCTTAAGAGTAAGACAAGGATCTTAATTGATTTGCAACTGGCTAAACTAAATAAAGGTTGAGGACCCTTGCTATGATCACTTTCCCATATTTAGAAAATAATCTCTACGTACCATTTCAACTTTTAGTGTTCTAGGAAAATGGTAGGATATTATGCACATTTACTCTATCAAAACAAAACATTTTTCTGACTGATAAAGCTTTTGTGTCTTTTCCTACGCAGAAATCCCAAGTACCATGCAAAAGCTTATGGTGGTGCAGTCACGAAGTTGAATAATCaggttttaaaacaaaaaaacagtCATCGTGCCAGATTAGGTAAACTGGCAATGCTTTAATTACCGCTACAGTGGTAAAGTGACTTTAAGAATGACTTGTATAAGTAAGGTAAGGAACGACTTTGGAttttacatttaaaaaaaaaaaaaactgacttCAAGCAAAGGCCAGGGGTGACCTGAATACTCACTCAAGGCCTTGTATAGTAAAAAAGCTGACTTACATTTTTTAAGAAGCGCCAACTTAAGTTCACTATGCCCTAGAGAAATAATTGTCTGCATTACCTTTACATCTCTATAATAATAGTAGCTAATTTCTCTGATTTTCTCACACTATCTCGTTTGATGTATATGAAGGATGCCGAAAAACCCCAGAACCACATTATCTTACATATATTTACAAGCATGTATGGGGTCCCAGCTcctgctatatatatatatatatatatattgcaaaaCAACTGATTATCAACGCCATAGTGTTAGGAAAAATCCATGCATGTCCATATTGCACTGCTCCAGCTATTTTCCATGACGTTATTGTAATTTAGGTCCCTCATTCTTCTGCCAAGTAATAGGGAACCGGACTTGGATACCAAATGCACATTCTCCTGAATTTAGCCCGAAATAATATGACAAAAAGAGAGTAAATCAATCAGACCCCCAAAGTTTTGTACATTTGACAACTTATAGCTGTCAACACTCTTTACCTATTTAGTAACCTTAGATGTTGCAGAAAAATCGCTTTCTAGGAAAGTCACTTCTGAGTTAGAGTCACTTTCTGACCTATGATATTACATGCATGTATACTATGATTCTCCAAAAATGGGGATACATGTATGCCCAAAAAAAACCCATAGACGTTAACATGCATGCTAAATCAGAGAACGTCATGGAATCTTTCAAATTAGGTACTTTGTAATTATTATTCTACCTTAATAGCTAGTAAGAATATgagtaaaattaaaattaactaaaactaAAGAAAAGTTGATACGTATTAAGTTGTTGGAAAATTCATCACTTTTGGTCCCCCAAACTTTTCCATTAAAATCAATTTCgttctttataattttttttttcatcaatttaGACATCAAATTGTATTTTCGATTTCAATGTAAAAATTTTACAACCGCATCACCATATTTTATGCCTTTCGCAAGGCAACTTACGGGTATACTTGGAACGCCTGGTTAGATAGTCCAATTATAGGGATTAGAATGAAGTCAAAGATGCGATTAACTCAAAAAAGCTCAGAAAATTGACAAAGAAGGTAGGCAACATGGGCTTCAATTACAAACATGGGAAAGTAGGACaaaaatctaaaaattacaattgCAATGGGACAAAAATCCATGTTCATTTCCACTATTTTGGAAAAACATATGGAATACTATTTtgttataacaaatttttagaGAAAATTAAAACATTTTAACTCACTATTCTAACACATAATTAAAAGTTTACTTGCGTTGCTTTCCTTCACTATTCCTTCACTAAGGGCTCGAACAAAAGATTGAAGTAGCTAAAATGATGCTAACATCATATATCTTTTTACCAATACATTAGATATTTTAGTCAAAATTAGTGGAATTAGATCAGTCATCAAAGTTGGAAAACGTTCCAAAATGAAATATATGTCTACtgtttgaaaacaaaaaaaaaaaaaaaaccaatgaagccaaaaataaaaactgaagCCAAAAAGAAAAGTTATACTGTACGTCTTGCCCTTTCAGAGAACGCTCCCACAATAGCCAGCCATGCAAGGAATCAAAAGagtctcctcctcctcccacGGTCTTACTCTGTCCTCTCCCCTCTTTATAAAGAAATCTGTCCTCGCCCCTTTTTATCAACAAACCATTTTCTACTTCCCTACCATACTTCTTACCCTCCTTATCAAGAAACCATTTCCTAGTTCTCTATCATAGCTCTCCCAGATTTCTTATTTCATGTTCTTCATACACTCTCTATCATTTTCTCCTAAaatcttccttttctttgttcATACTCCACTGAAAACATAGAAGTGCTTCATACCATAGCACCATTGAAGACCCACAACCTAGAAGGGCATCCTTTCTCTTGATATAAGCACTAAAAATGGCAGAAAGTACTCAGCAACTAGAACTGGAACCACAAGGAGGCCAAGGAGTAGGCCACTATTGCATCCCTATTGGCTGTTTGGCTTCAACAGTCGCTCATCATGACCCGGCAGCGGCTCCTAATGCTTGTCGTTGCTGTAACCGTCGCTTATGTAGCGCAGTTCTATTTGTGTTGGGATTTATTGTTTTGGCTCTTGAAGGTCTTGTGGCTTTTGCAGAATTCCATGAAAGAACACTGGAACAGAAAGAAAGCAATTGTCCAACCCCAACTCCAGCACCTAGTCTACCTAGTCCAAGCCTATTTCATAAGCTGAAGGCTATGAAGTGTCCTCTTTTCATCAATGTCTTATCAGTTACTCTGTTTGGGCTCCTCTTCTACAAATACGTGGAGAGGGGTAAAGCAGAGGGAGCTCATCAGAAATACTACATTTTTATGTACTGGAGAAATCCTACTACCCAAAGATGCTCCAGACTGTATGGATCAGCTCTGCAACTGCTAGGTTTATTGTTTGTTGCAACACATTTGGGCCTATCCATTTGGGATACGGTTGCAGCTTTTGGGGTCAAGATACCTAGATTGGGGGGATTTAGTGTGTTCCCACTTCTCTTCGCAGGATTTGAGGCATGTGTCCGGTTAGTTTCGCTCATCAGCGACTGGTGGTCTCCCCATGTTTGCTATGTTTATTGCCCACTTAGAAACCCCCCTCCTCCTCAGCCTCAAGGAGAGGAACCACAGCAGCAGCCAGAGGCGCAGCAGCCTCAAGGAGAGGAACCGCAGCAGCAGCAACAGGAGCAGCAGCAACAGGCGCAGCAGCAAGCTCAGCCTCAAGGAGAGCAGCAACAACAGGCGGGAGCTTTAATAAAAACAAGGAGATACGTCTACGAGGGAACTGTGTGGTGTTGGTGTGCTCACGAGGGATGCTATGAGCAGCGACCCGATCCTATGCATGGCAATATAGTCTATAGGCAGCATCCAGATCTTCGTTAGTTATTTTGGATGATGATTAAAGGTAATATAGTAGATTAATATTAGATTACCACAAATCTTAAGAATTTGATTTGGGTACAAATTTTGACAATTTGTCTTGGGTATAATTTTGGAGTTTTATGTTTGTACATGGACTTCTACCATACTCAAGACTTCTGAGTACCCAAATCATCATGcggattgtattttttttttccagcttaTGTTTTAAGAATCTGATCTGGGTACAAATTTTGACAATTTGTCTTGGGTATAATTTTGGAGTTTTATGTTTGTACGTAGACTTCTACCATACTCAAGACTTCTAAGTACCCAAATCATCATGCGGATTGTAATGGATTGCgcttttttcttttggagttTCCTAGTAAGTTGGAGGGATGATCAACTCCCGTAGTTATTTCTTAATGtacagaaaaaaggaaaaaagacaaaaaaaaaaaaaaagaagaaaatttgttCCATTGTggtcttttctctctctttttttggcATCTTTTCCTTATATCCGTCCTCCTAAACATATTGAATTAATGATACTAGAAAGCGAAGCAAGCAACAAACAATACCATCCACGGGATTCCAAATTCCAACTTGAACAGGCCTCAGCTTAACTAAAGAAAATAAGGGAAGTGAAATTCTACGTCAAAAATACCTCTGATTATAAGAAAGGGATAAGATAATTGTTGAATCAATGCATTGATTATGCGTCCTCATTTGGTTTTGAAAGAGCATTACCTTGATAACCTATTTACCAATATATGTATTTCCAAACTTATCATATGTAGTTGCAATTAATAATCATTCAAGGCACCTGGCCAAATATGAGACATAATTGTTTCTGAACCACATAAAATCCTACAACTTAAAAATGGAACGGAATCAAACACACGAAAACAACATGATTATGATTATCACTATTAGCCACGACATAAATCTCTGCATCTTTGTTGAAAGCACGCCATGTTAATTAACACTATCAACGAAGCagagattaaaagaaaataagtcTTTTAGACCTGTTAGTGTATCAAATTATTTACTTTATGACAAAATCATTAAGTTTATTATTACTGGTTATGTTCATAAAGAATAAGATACgctgaaaatcatgtgaaagtCATCTTATAGGGCCAACCAAAGAGCCAACTATCAAGCATTTAGAAAATATCAACCCCAGCAGACGCATGACCTACTGACGTTTATTCCTCTCAAGTGGAGTAAGATGTCCCAACTGTTCTGGAAGATTATTTAAACTTCTCATATTCCACCAAAACCTGCCATGATCATGATGTTCAATTTCAATTCTTCTGCCTCAGTATTTTTCCTATCAGATTGATCCTCTGATGCATCAACGGCTTCAGGATTTCCAGTCAAGAACTGTTCCCAGAATACATCATTAACCCCTATTGGTACATTAGAAGGTACGTTGGTGGGATTCACAGCTACTTGCTCTTCTGCGGCAGCAGAATTGGCAAAACAGCAGTATTCAGCTAAGAATTCATGTCAATCTCAACGGTCTTGAGCCCAACAGACAACACTAACATTAGCCTCTCTGTAAGACACAAGGCACAACAGGCCTCACAGCACAACTTGTAGATTCATCCAGGGCTGGAGATGAAGCATGTTTCTGACATGCTTGACCAATGTTGATCAATATATTCTCCCAAATGGCAGTAAAGAGTCCAACTGCTCCAGCAAATCTTTGTTCAAAGCTAAAAAAGAAATCACATCTAAATGTTCTTTAAGCAAAATTTAAGAATTACATGGGTATTTTGCATGCCGATGTCTTCACTTAGAAATTGGTTTCCTGGAATCTTCCCTTTCTCTCATGCATATCCAGCTGTGGCATGAGCTTCACAGCAAGCATAGGTTTCTGCAAAGTTTCAGACAAGGAGGACATATTAGATTATTTCATGTTTGCTAATGCGTTGCATGCAAAAACTGATTTCATATGTTGTTTTATTTGAGATCAACCAAATTCAACTAATACAGTTAATCTAGAGTAACCGGTGATATTTATGAGCTTCATTAAAGCTGAAAATTACATCAAGATGACCAAAATGTGCTTAAAACCTCCTTTCCTTTaaaatgattgataacatgaaTACACTGTGATAGCAGTCTTCTAGAAGAGTTGAGTGAGCAATTTAGCGggcagaaaaataaaatggaagTAGCCTCCTAAACTGCATTCACCACAGTAATGTTTCTATTAAgaaagtaatttgaaatttaGCCACCATTTATCCAGAAAACATCTTAACACAACAAAAACACATACTAGCACacaatgaaaaaagaaagaaacatagGGCACTGTGGTTAACACTACTTCAACAAGGTCTCATCAAACCAATTTCCTCCAAAGTAAGAACTACATCCAAGCAATCATCCAAGCGTGGGAATCCATCCTGTACCTGTTATACCATGGAGGAATTTCCTCTTCATGCAAAATGGTGTGTCTAAGCAGAAAATGCCCATTGACAACACCTGATATGCACATAACGGAATTGAAATGATAGCAACAACTGAAAACCCTGGAAGTCTGATAGATGTTGCCATCAACCAAGCAGTGACCATGGAAATTGCAGCAGAAATAAAGCAGAttaaaaaatatacatatacCACAAAATGCTGATCAAAAGCACTTTTCCTTACAGCATCCAAGCCTGTTGAATGACGTAAACCAATACCAAAAGTATTCAGACATCATAGGCCTATTGTACTAGCTTTATGACAATTTAACAAACTACTTTAGTAAAGATTTAGAGCTACAGTTCAAGTTTAAAAAGTAGAGATTTAAAGTTAGCCTGTATACCACATTATTTACAGTTATAAGCCCATTATCCATCAATATTTTCTCAATTGAACATCCCCCATATTAAAGAGGACGAAACTGCATACAGAAATAACATAAGGATTAACTCATgataacatttaaaaaaaaaaaaactcatgataacattgaaagaaacaaaatgaaacaCATTACAAACATTAAGGTTTCAAATGAAATCgttgattttttttcatttaaagaCGAACAAAGAGATGACTGGTCTAATTTTCAAGCAATTGAAAGAACAAAAGCAAAGGTTTGATACGAGCAGAAATATGGAGAACATCTGGAGGATGCAGCTTATCTGAGGAAAAATTTACTAGCTGACAGAATTCAATTGTTGCATATGTGGCATAATGTGCTACTGCACTGAAAATGCAATTGTCCAGTTCAGGAATGTTGAAATCCcaataattatactaataatcaATCATAAAATCTTCTAGCTGTACGATTAGTTGTTTTGACACCTGTAGCATCATAATGTACAGCATAGGATTGCTATATTAAAGTGAAGCACACGAAAAGCACAACTCGAATCTCTAGCACTTATGCAACAAAATTACTATGACTTCAAAATTTTAATCTGTGAACACAGTGACTATTCTACCAACGTCCTAAGAGCAAAGGTAAACAACAGAGAAGAGACTGTTGAGATCTAGAATATCTTTTTTCTATGTATATCCCATGATTTCTGCTATATCCCATGATTTCTGCTCtattttaggatagaataaTTTACTCCTAATGtattttaggatagaataaattagctcctaatttttaggaaattacAGATTTCATGGAATTGACAAAAGTCAAATTCCATTTGTATAAATGTTGTACAGAGTCTGGAACAAAAGATATGACAGAACAATTCAGTTCTTCTTTTTgttcatggtatcagagcttttgCTCTTGGGACCTCTTCTTGTCAGCCTTCATTGCTGAgaactttcctttttttcaagtCTTATTGCCAAGTGCAATTTCCAGCCTTCATTGCTGATTTTTTCCATTAGGCCTTCATTgccaatttttctttgaaacctCCACCATGTCTGAAACTGAAACATCAGAAATCCACTCCAATACCAAATCAGAGGAGACCTCAAATATTCCACAAACAGGGGATTTGCAGAGTATCCAGGCAGCCTACAGGCTCAACGGGAAAAACTATTTGAAGTGGTCACAATTTGTTCAAACATTTCTCAAAGGAAAGGGCAAAATCAGCCACTTGCTTGGAACTGGACCGAAAAAGGGAGATCCTAAATTCGCTGCTTGGGATGAAGAGGATTCTATGGTCATGTCATGGCTGTGGAATTCCATGTTACCTGAAATAAGCGATACTTGCATGTTCCTACCAACAGCTCAAGATATATGGACTACTATTCGACAGACCTATTCAAAGGCAGGAGATGCTGCCCTAATCTATGAGATCAAAACAAAGATCTCAGCCACTAAACAGGGCAACCTTTCTGTTACTCAATATGCCAACCTTCTGCAAAATCTATGGCAGGAACTGGACCAATATCGGCGTGTTCAGATGGTGTGTAGTGAAGATGCAGCCACCTTGAAAAGCTTTATCGAAAAGGATAGAGTTTATGACTTCCTTGCAGGTCTGAATGTGGAATTTGATCAGGTCAGAATCCAGATATTGGGGAAGGAAAGATTATCATCTCTGAATGAGACAATATCATTGATTCGAGCTGAAGAGAACAGGCGAGAAGTCATGTTAGAGCCTAAAACATTAGAAGGCTCTGCAATGATTTCTACAAAGTCAAATAAAGACACAATTTGGTGCACGTACTGCAAAAAATCAAGCCATACGCGAGATGATTGCTTCAAACTCCATGGGAAGGAACAAGTCCTTAGTCGTAAAGGAGGATTCAAAGGGCGAAAAGCCCACTTAACTGCTGGAGAAGAccaaacacaagaaaaatccAACCAGGCTGGTATGGGAGAattcaagaaagaagaaatcgAAAAGCTAAGAAACCTCCTAAATTCCCTTGAAAAGTCCTCTAGTACGTGTTCATTGGCTCAATCAGGTAAGTACCTTAACTCTTATGCTTTAAGTGCCTCAAGCATGTCTTCTCTAGGCTCTTGGGTCATCGACTCA
This portion of the Coffea arabica cultivar ET-39 chromosome 2e, Coffea Arabica ET-39 HiFi, whole genome shotgun sequence genome encodes:
- the LOC140036697 gene encoding uncharacterized protein is translated as MSETETSEIHSNTKSEETSNIPQTGDLQSIQAAYRLNGKNYLKWSQFVQTFLKGKGKISHLLGTGPKKGDPKFAAWDEEDSMVMSWLWNSMLPEISDTCMFLPTAQDIWTTIRQTYSKAGDAALIYEIKTKISATKQGNLSVTQYANLLQNLWQELDQYRRVQMVCSEDAATLKSFIEKDRVYDFLAGLNVEFDQVRIQILGKERLSSLNETISLIRAEENRREVMLEPKTLEGSAMISTKSNKDTIWCTYCKKSSHTRDDCFKLHGKEQVLSRKGGFKGRKAHLTAGEDQTQEKSNQAGMGEFKKEEIEKLRNLLNSLEKSSSTCSLAQSGFGYGEDDWTC